In one Deltaproteobacteria bacterium genomic region, the following are encoded:
- a CDS encoding winged helix-turn-helix transcriptional regulator translates to MLQTLFGNKTAAQILLYLHRQKHGYAAQIARELEISLNMVQKQLARLAKGYILRSAFGGKNRVYQWNPDYPHHTPLRKFLASVKLEKDRETFFQHPDPADGTNLSLRDRVKLAESLTRESEHLNPYPRPRPFAKTFDSLKEYETWRKKQTNPWLV, encoded by the coding sequence GTGCTTCAAACCTTGTTTGGAAACAAAACAGCGGCGCAGATCCTCCTGTATCTGCACCGGCAGAAACATGGCTATGCCGCTCAAATTGCCCGAGAATTGGAAATTTCGCTCAATATGGTTCAAAAACAACTGGCAAGGCTTGCCAAAGGGTATATCCTGCGCTCTGCCTTTGGGGGTAAAAACAGGGTTTATCAATGGAACCCCGATTACCCCCATCACACACCGCTTAGAAAATTTCTGGCGTCGGTAAAATTGGAGAAAGACAGGGAGACATTCTTTCAACATCCCGATCCGGCCGATGGGACAAATCTTTCCCTGCGCGACAGAGTCAAACTGGCCGAGTCTTTGACAAGGGAAAGTGAACACCTGAACCCTTATCCACGCCCCAGGCCTTTTGCGAAAACTTTTGATAGTCTTAAAGAATATGAAACCTGGCGAAAAAAACAAACCAACCCGTGGCTTGTCTGA
- a CDS encoding nucleotidyltransferase translates to MQDLQALLKLLVHSPIEFVLVGGFAAVLHGCNQTTRDIDICIVYSPEQIRLIRNLLGPHHPRHRTETAKRSFLDTPEDLSTVQDYHLITDLGPLDIINHVEGIGGYYDLLKNSKEIEMYGGTCHLISIEDLIKSKKALGRHRDMVTAMELEAIRKEKRNKL, encoded by the coding sequence ATGCAAGATCTTCAAGCCCTCCTCAAACTGCTGGTTCACAGCCCCATTGAATTTGTCCTTGTCGGCGGGTTCGCGGCCGTTTTGCACGGGTGCAATCAAACAACCCGCGATATTGATATCTGCATCGTCTACTCACCCGAACAAATCCGCCTGATACGGAACCTGCTTGGGCCGCATCATCCCCGACATCGGACGGAAACCGCAAAAAGGTCTTTTCTCGACACACCCGAGGATTTGTCGACAGTGCAAGATTATCATTTGATTACCGACTTGGGCCCCCTGGATATCATCAACCATGTTGAGGGAATCGGCGGTTATTATGATCTGCTGAAAAACAGCAAGGAAATTGAAATGTATGGGGGCACATGTCATCTTATTTCCATTGAAGACCTGATCAAAAGCAAAAAGGCGCTGGGCCGTCATAGAGACATGGTAACCGCCATGGAATTGGAGGCTATTCGCAAAGAGAAGCGGAACAAATTGTGA